The Deltaproteobacteria bacterium genome contains a region encoding:
- the ilvE gene encoding branched-chain-amino-acid transaminase: MKVWIDGRVVDGSEARVPVTDHGLLYGDGIFEGIRLAGGRVFRLDSHLARLRHSGRAIGLELPGGIAGVREIVLATARAWGRPDGYVRLLVTRGDGAMGVDPTRCPSPRVICIACEIELFPAQLLATGVSMVTVSVRRPGPDVLDPRVKSLNYLNSVLAKREARLRGADEALILNSVGNVAEAAVANVFAFRRGKLLTPPATDGALEGVTRGCVMELAAGLGIPAEERSLTRMDLLSADEVFLSGTGARIVAVRSLDGAEIGVRAPGPVTEKLAAAFAEVARSDGPIYLD, translated from the coding sequence ATGAAGGTGTGGATCGACGGCCGCGTCGTCGACGGGAGCGAGGCGCGCGTCCCGGTCACGGATCACGGGCTGCTCTACGGCGACGGGATCTTCGAGGGCATCCGGCTCGCCGGCGGACGCGTGTTCAGGCTCGACTCGCACCTCGCGCGACTGCGCCACTCGGGCCGGGCGATCGGCCTCGAGCTGCCGGGCGGAATCGCCGGCGTTCGCGAGATCGTGCTCGCGACGGCTCGCGCCTGGGGACGGCCCGACGGCTACGTGCGCCTGCTCGTCACGCGCGGCGACGGCGCGATGGGCGTGGACCCGACGCGCTGTCCGAGCCCGCGGGTGATCTGCATCGCCTGCGAGATCGAGCTCTTCCCGGCGCAGCTTCTCGCGACCGGGGTCTCGATGGTGACCGTGAGCGTGCGGCGACCCGGGCCCGACGTGCTCGATCCCCGCGTGAAGAGCCTGAACTACCTGAACAGCGTGCTGGCCAAGCGCGAGGCCAGGCTGCGCGGCGCCGACGAGGCGCTGATCCTGAACTCGGTCGGAAACGTGGCCGAGGCCGCGGTGGCGAACGTGTTCGCGTTCCGCCGCGGGAAGCTGCTGACCCCGCCCGCGACGGACGGGGCGCTCGAAGGCGTGACACGCGGATGTGTCATGGAGCTCGCGGCCGGGCTCGGGATCCCGGCCGAGGAGCGCAGCCTGACGCGAATGGACCTGCTCTCCGCCGACGAGGTCTTCCTGTCGGGGACGGGCGCGCGAATCGTCGCCGTGCGCTCGCTCGACGGCGCCGAGATCGGAGTCCGGGCGCCGGGCCCGGTCACCGAGAAGCTCGCCGCCGCCTTCGCGGAGGTCGCCAGGAGCGACGGCCCGATCTACCTCGACTGA
- a CDS encoding methionyl-tRNA formyltransferase: MSLRIALFGQAAFGRETLERVRANGHEVVGVFAPPDAGRPDALAERAAELGIALVRRRFFRKKSGEPIEAALAEHRALGADLNLLASVQVFLPREITDDPRHKSLCFHPSLLPRFRGGAALQYQIILGERETGVTIFVPDDGVDTGPIVLQKGGVGISPTETTSTLFFEKLQPLGIEAMVEATELVASGRAKPRAQDERLATAHGLVDDTVAAIDLAAPAAEIDRLVRGCDPQPGAWLRFAGQRVRLFDAALLPERASAAAGTVIDCGDAGLSIALRGGALRVKRVRADGGKEAAADFAKRVGLEAGRSFESGA; encoded by the coding sequence ATGAGCCTGCGCATTGCGCTCTTCGGCCAGGCCGCGTTCGGCCGCGAGACGCTCGAGCGGGTGCGCGCGAACGGCCACGAGGTCGTCGGCGTATTCGCGCCACCCGACGCCGGCCGCCCCGACGCGCTGGCCGAGCGCGCCGCCGAGCTCGGCATCGCGCTGGTGCGGCGGCGCTTCTTCCGCAAGAAGAGCGGTGAGCCGATCGAGGCCGCGCTCGCCGAGCACCGCGCGCTCGGCGCCGACCTGAATCTGCTCGCGTCGGTGCAGGTCTTCCTGCCGCGCGAGATCACCGACGATCCGCGGCACAAGAGCTTGTGCTTCCACCCCTCGCTCCTGCCGCGCTTTCGCGGCGGCGCGGCGCTGCAGTACCAGATCATTCTCGGCGAGCGCGAGACGGGCGTGACGATCTTCGTTCCCGACGACGGCGTCGACACCGGGCCGATCGTCCTGCAGAAGGGCGGCGTCGGGATCTCGCCGACGGAGACGACCTCGACGCTCTTCTTCGAGAAGCTGCAGCCGTTGGGGATCGAAGCGATGGTCGAGGCCACCGAGCTGGTCGCCAGCGGTCGCGCGAAGCCGCGCGCCCAGGACGAGCGGCTCGCGACCGCGCACGGGCTGGTCGACGACACGGTGGCGGCGATCGATCTGGCCGCGCCCGCAGCCGAGATCGACCGGCTCGTGCGCGGCTGCGATCCGCAGCCCGGCGCCTGGCTGCGCTTCGCCGGGCAACGCGTTCGCCTCTTCGACGCCGCGCTGCTTCCCGAGCGCGCTTCGGCCGCGGCGGGAACCGTGATCGACTGCGGCGACGCAGGGCTGTCGATCGCGCTTCGCGGCGGCGCGCTGCGCGTGAAGCGGGTGCGCGCCGACGGCGGCAAGGAGGCGGCCGCGGACTTCGCGAAGCGCGTCGGGCTCGAGGCGGGGCGAAGCTTCGAGAGCGGGGCTTGA
- a CDS encoding class I SAM-dependent methyltransferase, producing the protein MGFYERHVFPHVLDFVMRGMQPLRGGVLAPASGDVLEIGFGTGLNLPHYPASVRSLSAIDPMDALQERVAARVAAAPFPVERHRLRADGGLPFDAGRFDCATVTWTLCTIPDPVAALREVRRVLKPGARLLFIEHGRSDDARVARFQDRWNPIQNVIGVGCNVNRRIDALILEAGFEFEKLERFKADGPRFLAEMYRGVATS; encoded by the coding sequence ATGGGGTTCTACGAGCGCCACGTCTTTCCGCACGTCCTCGACTTCGTGATGCGCGGCATGCAGCCGCTTCGCGGCGGCGTGCTCGCGCCGGCCTCGGGCGACGTGCTCGAGATCGGCTTCGGAACCGGACTGAACCTTCCGCACTACCCGGCGTCGGTCCGCTCGCTCTCCGCGATCGATCCGATGGACGCGCTGCAGGAGCGGGTCGCGGCCCGGGTCGCGGCCGCGCCGTTTCCGGTCGAGCGGCACCGGCTGCGCGCCGACGGCGGGCTGCCGTTCGACGCGGGGCGCTTCGACTGCGCGACGGTGACCTGGACGCTCTGCACCATCCCCGATCCGGTCGCGGCGCTTCGCGAGGTCCGCCGGGTGCTCAAGCCCGGCGCGCGTCTGCTCTTCATCGAGCACGGCCGCAGCGACGACGCGCGCGTCGCGCGCTTCCAGGACCGCTGGAATCCGATCCAGAACGTGATCGGCGTCGGCTGCAACGTGAACCGGAGGATCGACGCGCTGATCCTGGAGGCGGGCTTCGAATTCGAGAAGCTCGAGCGCTTCAAGGCCGACGGCCCCCGCTTCCTCGCCGAGATGTACCGCGGAGTCGCGACGAGCTAG
- a CDS encoding IclR family transcriptional regulator, translated as MERSSDFSGTIDKALELLFHLHEQPAPRGVSELGRALALPKSTAHRLLASLSRRGLVERDALGRYRPGIALVALGLGVLEREPLVEAARPVLERTAEALGETIFLSAARAGRLYVVDKQEGSGFLRAAPRVGSEIPAHATAIGKLYLAFAPGDLLPVRSEIARFTPATLVEPRALSREIERVRASGIAEMRDEWIPGLSGVAAPIRLGERLFGAIALAAPSPHFSGASEIAFREGVLAAAAEIETRLSGGRRMPARKRAGGDT; from the coding sequence ATGGAACGATCGAGCGACTTCAGCGGAACCATCGACAAGGCCCTCGAGCTGCTGTTCCACCTGCACGAGCAGCCCGCTCCGCGCGGCGTCTCCGAGCTCGGCCGGGCGCTCGCGCTTCCGAAGTCGACCGCGCACCGGCTGCTCGCGTCGCTCTCGCGGCGCGGGCTGGTCGAGCGCGACGCGCTGGGGCGCTACCGCCCGGGGATCGCGCTGGTCGCGCTCGGGCTCGGCGTGCTGGAGCGCGAACCGCTGGTCGAGGCCGCGCGGCCGGTGCTGGAGCGGACGGCGGAGGCGCTCGGCGAGACGATCTTCCTTTCGGCCGCGCGCGCCGGGCGGCTCTACGTGGTCGACAAGCAGGAGGGCTCGGGCTTCCTGCGCGCCGCTCCGCGCGTCGGCAGCGAGATTCCCGCGCACGCGACCGCGATCGGCAAGCTCTATCTCGCCTTCGCGCCCGGCGATCTGCTTCCCGTGCGATCGGAGATCGCGCGCTTCACGCCCGCGACTCTGGTCGAACCGCGCGCGCTCTCGCGCGAGATCGAGCGCGTGCGCGCGAGCGGAATCGCCGAGATGCGCGACGAGTGGATTCCCGGGCTCTCGGGCGTGGCCGCCCCGATCCGACTCGGCGAGCGGCTCTTCGGCGCGATCGCGCTCGCCGCGCCGAGCCCGCACTTCTCGGGCGCGAGCGAGATCGCGTTTCGCGAAGGCGTGCTCGCGGCGGCCGCCGAGATCGAGACGCGCCTTTCGGGAGGGCGCCGGATGCCCGCGCGCAAGCGCGCAGGAGGTGACACATGA
- a CDS encoding ferredoxin gives MSLERALAELADAGLGLAGALAIAEYDSLVPEPWRSSQLAPGARGALVVGNAGRELWERFAASPERALEIDPLDAYTRRVLARSAALCEPAAVVGFYADRRDGVYLPLVALARRAGFGAPGRVGVLIHPRYGPWIGIRAVLLVVESFEPREPAPWSPCDGCAAPCASACHGGLVGAGGVDAQACYRIRLTLPECALACDARRACVVGREHAYSAEQTAHHSRIRSAPQSR, from the coding sequence TTGAGCCTCGAACGGGCTCTGGCCGAGCTCGCCGACGCCGGGCTCGGGCTCGCCGGAGCGCTTGCGATCGCGGAGTACGACTCGCTCGTGCCCGAGCCGTGGCGATCTTCGCAGCTCGCGCCCGGCGCGCGCGGCGCGCTCGTGGTCGGAAACGCGGGGCGCGAGCTCTGGGAGCGCTTCGCCGCCTCGCCCGAGCGTGCGCTCGAGATCGACCCGCTCGACGCGTACACGCGCCGGGTGCTCGCGCGGTCCGCGGCGCTCTGCGAGCCTGCGGCCGTGGTCGGCTTCTACGCCGACCGACGCGACGGTGTGTACCTGCCGCTGGTCGCGCTGGCGCGGCGCGCGGGCTTCGGCGCTCCCGGCCGCGTCGGCGTGCTGATCCATCCCAGGTACGGACCCTGGATCGGGATTCGCGCCGTGCTGCTCGTGGTCGAGAGCTTCGAGCCGCGCGAGCCCGCGCCCTGGTCACCCTGCGACGGCTGCGCGGCTCCCTGCGCGAGCGCCTGTCACGGGGGGCTCGTCGGCGCGGGCGGCGTCGACGCGCAGGCGTGTTACCGGATTCGCCTCACGCTTCCCGAATGCGCCCTGGCCTGCGACGCCCGCCGCGCCTGCGTGGTGGGCCGGGAGCACGCCTACTCGGCCGAGCAGACCGCCCACCACTCGCGCATCCGAAGCGCGCCTCAGTCGAGGTAG